From the Clupea harengus chromosome 15, Ch_v2.0.2, whole genome shotgun sequence genome, one window contains:
- the chrm5b gene encoding muscarinic acetylcholine receptor M5b — MPYVDKFSRIMDLDDLQNTTLHGNMSAAQTVSPSLWEVIAIATVSAVVSLVTIVGNILVLLSFKVNSQLKTVNNYYLLSLAFADLIIGVFSMNLYTSYILMGYWSLGNLACDLWLALDYVASNASVMNLLVISFDRYFSITRPLTYRAKRTPKRAGIMIGMAWLVSFILWAPPILCWQYFAGKRTVLPDQCQIQFFSEPVITFGTAIAAFYIPVSVMTILYCRIYKETEKRTKDLAELQGLTSTGNPDISIPRRTMIKSCFGFNNDRERTQASWSSSNQSNITMTTTVRSSDTWARNDQVTSFNSYTSSEDEERPVSATASQESCKSHVPGQNENGQLEGYDEDCYFSPSPRRSSQKGSKKGISYKFKPLPKEVGPQPSGTTDNQTPMLPCPSSDPLELSSSPSATATRPMDPVLKCQITKRKRMVLIKEKKAAQTLSAILLAFILTWTPYNIMVLISTFCPDCIPVSLWHLGYWLCYVNSTINPMCYALCNKTFQKTFKMLLLCEWRKNRGEEKLYWCGQNPALNTKLP, encoded by the coding sequence ATGCCCTACGTAGACAAATTTTCTAGAATCATGGATCTGGATGACTTGCAAAACACCACCCTTCACGGGAACATGTCAGCGGCCCAGACTGTTTCACCCAGTCTATGGGAGGTCATCGCCATTGCGACTGTATCAGCAGTTGTGAGCCTCGTGACAATTGTGGGAAACATTCTTGTGTTGCTCTCCTTTAAGGTTAACAGCCAGCTGAAGACAGTGAACAATTATTATCTTCTGAGCTTGGCCTTTGCAGACCTCATCATTGGAGTATTCTCAATGAACCTGTACACTTCGTATATTTTAATGGGTTACTGGTCCTTGGGAAATTTAGCGTGTGACCTCTGGTTAGCTCTGGACTATGTGGCCAGCAATGCATCGGTAATGAATCTGCTGGTCATCAGCTTTGACAGGTATTTCTCCATCACAAGGCCGCTGACTTACAGGGCAAAGAGGACCCCAAAACGGGCTGGCATCATGATTGGCATGGCATGGCTGGTGTCGTTCATCTTGTGGGCTCCGCCAATTCTGTGTTGGCAATACTTTGCAGGCAAGCGAACAGTTCTACCAGACCAGTGCCAGATCCAGTTCTTCTCTGAACCAGTGATCACATTTGGAACAGCTATAGCAGCTTTCTACATCCCAGTGTCAGTCATGACTATCCTGTATTGCAGAATATacaaggagacagagaaacGCACCAAGGACCTGGCAGAGCTTCAAGGCCTCACATCCACAGGCAACCCTGACATTTCCATACCCCGGCGAACCATGATAAAGTCCTGCTTCGGCTTTAATAATGACAGAGAAAGGACCCAGGCGTCGTGGTCGTCGTCAAACCAGAGCAACATCACGATGACCACCACGGTGCGATCCAGCGACACATGGGCCAGAAATGACCAGGTCACGTCCTTCAACAGCTACACGTCATCCGAGGACGAGGAGAGGCCCGTCTCTGCGACAGCCTCGCAGGAGTCTTGCAAGAGCCATGTGCCAGGGCAAAACGAGAACGGGCAGCTAGAGGGTTACGATGAAGACTGCTACTTCAGCCCGTCTCCGAGGCGCAGCTCACAGAAAGGCAGCAAGAAAGGCATCTCCTACAAGTTCAAGCCACTCCCTAAAGAGGTGGGCCCTCAGCCGAGCGGAACAACCGACAATCAAACACCCATGCTTCCATGCCCGTCCTCCGACCCGCTGgaactctcctcctctccctccgccACTGCCACCAGACCCATGGACCCCGTCCTCAAGTGCCAGATAACCAAAAGGAAGAGAATGGTCCTAATCAAGGAGAAGAAGGCGGCCCAGACTCTTAGTGCCATCCTTTTGGCGTTCATCCTCACCTGGACCCCCTACAACATCATGGTACTCATCTCCACCTTTTGCCCTGATTGTATCCCCGTTTCTCTCTGGCATTTGGGGTACTGGCTCTGCTACGTCAACAGCACAATCAACCCCATGTGCTACGCCCTGTGTAATAAGACCTTTCAGAAGACATTCAAAATGTTGCTCCTGTGTGAATGGAGGAAgaacagaggggaagagaaattGTATTGGTGTGGCCAAAACCCTGCCTTGAACACTAAACTGCCATAA